Proteins from a genomic interval of Oryctolagus cuniculus chromosome 8, mOryCun1.1, whole genome shotgun sequence:
- the UBE2D3 gene encoding ubiquitin-conjugating enzyme E2 D3 isoform X13: MNLVIWPVTLQHNVLQVQLGMINDSPYQGGVFFLTIHFPTDYPFKPPKVAFTTRIYHPNINSNGSICLDILRSQWSPALTISKVKPPTQKTDGKKVFLTWGISKTFGIVLLSICSLLCDPNPDDPLVPEIARIYKTDRDKYNRLAREWTEKYAML, translated from the exons AT gaACTTAGTGATTTGGCCCGTGACCCTCCAGCACAATGTTCTGCAGGTCCAGTTGGGGATGATA aatgACAGCCCATATCAAGGCGGTGTATTCTTTTTGACAATTCATTTTCCTACAGACTACCCCTTCAAACCACCTAAG gttGCATTTACAACAAGAATTTATCATCCAAATATTAACAGTAATGGCAGCATTTGTCTCGATATTCTAAGATCACAGTGGTCTCCTGCTTTAACTATTTCTAAAG TAAAACCACCCACACAAAAAACTGATGGGAAGAAAGTTTTCCTGACATGGGGCATTTCCAAAACTTTTGGAATAG TTCttttatccatttgttcactGCTATGTGATCCAAACCCAGATGACCCCCTAGTGCCAGAGATTGCACGGATCTATAAAACAGACAGAGATAA GTACAATAGGTTAGCAAGAGAGTGGACAGAGAAATACGCTATGTTGTAG
- the UBE2D3 gene encoding ubiquitin-conjugating enzyme E2 D3 isoform X9 — translation MNLVIWPVTLQHNVLQVQLGMILHFFPSLVFHWQATIMGPNDSPYQGGVFFLTIHFPTDYPFKPPKVAFTTRIYHPNINSNGSICLDILRSQWSPALTISKVKPPTQKTDGKKVFLTWGISKTFGIVLLSICSLLCDPNPDDPLVPEIARIYKTDRDKYNRLAREWTEKYAML, via the exons AT gaACTTAGTGATTTGGCCCGTGACCCTCCAGCACAATGTTCTGCAGGTCCAGTTGGGGATGATA ttacatttttttccctctttagtGTTTCACTGGCAAGCCACAATTATGGGACCT aatgACAGCCCATATCAAGGCGGTGTATTCTTTTTGACAATTCATTTTCCTACAGACTACCCCTTCAAACCACCTAAG gttGCATTTACAACAAGAATTTATCATCCAAATATTAACAGTAATGGCAGCATTTGTCTCGATATTCTAAGATCACAGTGGTCTCCTGCTTTAACTATTTCTAAAG TAAAACCACCCACACAAAAAACTGATGGGAAGAAAGTTTTCCTGACATGGGGCATTTCCAAAACTTTTGGAATAG TTCttttatccatttgttcactGCTATGTGATCCAAACCCAGATGACCCCCTAGTGCCAGAGATTGCACGGATCTATAAAACAGACAGAGATAA GTACAATAGGTTAGCAAGAGAGTGGACAGAGAAATACGCTATGTTGTAG
- the UBE2D3 gene encoding ubiquitin-conjugating enzyme E2 D3 isoform X7, producing the protein MNNSCVPNDIYLATVRDTEMAVVDKTDFQELSDLARDPPAQCSAGPVGDDNNKLHFFPSLVFHWQATIMGPNDSPYQGGVFFLTIHFPTDYPFKPPKVAFTTRIYHPNINSNGSICLDILRSQWSPALTISKVLLSICSLLCDPNPDDPLVPEIARIYKTDRDKYNRISREWTQKYAM; encoded by the exons ATGAACAATAGTTGTGTGCCTAATGATATATACTTGGCAACTGTTCGAGACACTGAGATGGCAGTAGTGGACAAAACAGATTTTCAG gaACTTAGTGATTTGGCCCGTGACCCTCCAGCACAATGTTCTGCAGGTCCAGTTGGGGATGATA ATAATAAgttacatttttttccctctttagtGTTTCACTGGCAAGCCACAATTATGGGACCT aatgACAGCCCATATCAAGGCGGTGTATTCTTTTTGACAATTCATTTTCCTACAGACTACCCCTTCAAACCACCTAAG gttGCATTTACAACAAGAATTTATCATCCAAATATTAACAGTAATGGCAGCATTTGTCTCGATATTCTAAGATCACAGTGGTCTCCTGCTTTAACTATTTCTAAAG TTCttttatccatttgttcactGCTATGTGATCCAAACCCAGATGACCCCCTAGTGCCAGAGATTGCACGGATCTATAAAACAGACAGAGATAA GTACAACAGAATATCTCGGGAATGGACTCAGAAGTATGCCATGTGA
- the UBE2D3 gene encoding ubiquitin-conjugating enzyme E2 D3 isoform X12 gives MNNSCVPNDIYLATVRDTEMAVVDKTDFQELSDLARDPPAQCSAGPVGDDMFHWQATIMGPNDSPYQGGVFFLTIHFPTDYPFKPPKVAFTTRIYHPNINSNGSICLDILRSQWSPALTISKVLLSICSLLCDPNPDDPLVPEIARIYKTDRDKYNRISREWTQKYAM, from the exons ATGAACAATAGTTGTGTGCCTAATGATATATACTTGGCAACTGTTCGAGACACTGAGATGGCAGTAGTGGACAAAACAGATTTTCAG gaACTTAGTGATTTGGCCCGTGACCCTCCAGCACAATGTTCTGCAGGTCCAGTTGGGGATGATA tGTTTCACTGGCAAGCCACAATTATGGGACCT aatgACAGCCCATATCAAGGCGGTGTATTCTTTTTGACAATTCATTTTCCTACAGACTACCCCTTCAAACCACCTAAG gttGCATTTACAACAAGAATTTATCATCCAAATATTAACAGTAATGGCAGCATTTGTCTCGATATTCTAAGATCACAGTGGTCTCCTGCTTTAACTATTTCTAAAG TTCttttatccatttgttcactGCTATGTGATCCAAACCCAGATGACCCCCTAGTGCCAGAGATTGCACGGATCTATAAAACAGACAGAGATAA GTACAACAGAATATCTCGGGAATGGACTCAGAAGTATGCCATGTGA
- the UBE2D3 gene encoding ubiquitin-conjugating enzyme E2 D3 isoform X4, with protein sequence MNNSCVPNDIYLATVRDTEMAVVDKTDFQELSDLARDPPAQCSAGPVGDDMFHWQATIMGPNDSPYQGGVFFLTIHFPTDYPFKPPKVAFTTRIYHPNINSNGSICLDILRSQWSPALTISKVKPPTQKTDGKKVFLTWGISKTFGIVLLSICSLLCDPNPDDPLVPEIARIYKTDRDKYNRISREWTQKYAM encoded by the exons ATGAACAATAGTTGTGTGCCTAATGATATATACTTGGCAACTGTTCGAGACACTGAGATGGCAGTAGTGGACAAAACAGATTTTCAG gaACTTAGTGATTTGGCCCGTGACCCTCCAGCACAATGTTCTGCAGGTCCAGTTGGGGATGATA tGTTTCACTGGCAAGCCACAATTATGGGACCT aatgACAGCCCATATCAAGGCGGTGTATTCTTTTTGACAATTCATTTTCCTACAGACTACCCCTTCAAACCACCTAAG gttGCATTTACAACAAGAATTTATCATCCAAATATTAACAGTAATGGCAGCATTTGTCTCGATATTCTAAGATCACAGTGGTCTCCTGCTTTAACTATTTCTAAAG TAAAACCACCCACACAAAAAACTGATGGGAAGAAAGTTTTCCTGACATGGGGCATTTCCAAAACTTTTGGAATAG TTCttttatccatttgttcactGCTATGTGATCCAAACCCAGATGACCCCCTAGTGCCAGAGATTGCACGGATCTATAAAACAGACAGAGATAA GTACAACAGAATATCTCGGGAATGGACTCAGAAGTATGCCATGTGA
- the UBE2D3 gene encoding ubiquitin-conjugating enzyme E2 D3 isoform X6 — protein sequence MNNSCVPNDIYLATVRDTEMAVVDKTDFQELSDLARDPPAQCSAGPVGDDNNKLHFFPSLVFHWQATIMGPNDSPYQGGVFFLTIHFPTDYPFKPPKVAFTTRIYHPNINSNGSICLDILRSQWSPALTISKVLLSICSLLCDPNPDDPLVPEIARIYKTDRDKYNRLAREWTEKYAML from the exons ATGAACAATAGTTGTGTGCCTAATGATATATACTTGGCAACTGTTCGAGACACTGAGATGGCAGTAGTGGACAAAACAGATTTTCAG gaACTTAGTGATTTGGCCCGTGACCCTCCAGCACAATGTTCTGCAGGTCCAGTTGGGGATGATA ATAATAAgttacatttttttccctctttagtGTTTCACTGGCAAGCCACAATTATGGGACCT aatgACAGCCCATATCAAGGCGGTGTATTCTTTTTGACAATTCATTTTCCTACAGACTACCCCTTCAAACCACCTAAG gttGCATTTACAACAAGAATTTATCATCCAAATATTAACAGTAATGGCAGCATTTGTCTCGATATTCTAAGATCACAGTGGTCTCCTGCTTTAACTATTTCTAAAG TTCttttatccatttgttcactGCTATGTGATCCAAACCCAGATGACCCCCTAGTGCCAGAGATTGCACGGATCTATAAAACAGACAGAGATAA GTACAATAGGTTAGCAAGAGAGTGGACAGAGAAATACGCTATGTTGTAG
- the UBE2D3 gene encoding ubiquitin-conjugating enzyme E2 D3 isoform X3 codes for MNNSCVPNDIYLATVRDTEMAVVDKTDFQELSDLARDPPAQCSAGPVGDDMFHWQATIMGPNDSPYQGGVFFLTIHFPTDYPFKPPKVAFTTRIYHPNINSNGSICLDILRSQWSPALTISKVKPPTQKTDGKKVFLTWGISKTFGIVLLSICSLLCDPNPDDPLVPEIARIYKTDRDKYNRLAREWTEKYAML; via the exons ATGAACAATAGTTGTGTGCCTAATGATATATACTTGGCAACTGTTCGAGACACTGAGATGGCAGTAGTGGACAAAACAGATTTTCAG gaACTTAGTGATTTGGCCCGTGACCCTCCAGCACAATGTTCTGCAGGTCCAGTTGGGGATGATA tGTTTCACTGGCAAGCCACAATTATGGGACCT aatgACAGCCCATATCAAGGCGGTGTATTCTTTTTGACAATTCATTTTCCTACAGACTACCCCTTCAAACCACCTAAG gttGCATTTACAACAAGAATTTATCATCCAAATATTAACAGTAATGGCAGCATTTGTCTCGATATTCTAAGATCACAGTGGTCTCCTGCTTTAACTATTTCTAAAG TAAAACCACCCACACAAAAAACTGATGGGAAGAAAGTTTTCCTGACATGGGGCATTTCCAAAACTTTTGGAATAG TTCttttatccatttgttcactGCTATGTGATCCAAACCCAGATGACCCCCTAGTGCCAGAGATTGCACGGATCTATAAAACAGACAGAGATAA GTACAATAGGTTAGCAAGAGAGTGGACAGAGAAATACGCTATGTTGTAG
- the UBE2D3 gene encoding ubiquitin-conjugating enzyme E2 D3 isoform X11: MNNSCVPNDIYLATVRDTEMAVVDKTDFQELSDLARDPPAQCSAGPVGDDMFHWQATIMGPNDSPYQGGVFFLTIHFPTDYPFKPPKVAFTTRIYHPNINSNGSICLDILRSQWSPALTISKVLLSICSLLCDPNPDDPLVPEIARIYKTDRDKYNRLAREWTEKYAML, from the exons ATGAACAATAGTTGTGTGCCTAATGATATATACTTGGCAACTGTTCGAGACACTGAGATGGCAGTAGTGGACAAAACAGATTTTCAG gaACTTAGTGATTTGGCCCGTGACCCTCCAGCACAATGTTCTGCAGGTCCAGTTGGGGATGATA tGTTTCACTGGCAAGCCACAATTATGGGACCT aatgACAGCCCATATCAAGGCGGTGTATTCTTTTTGACAATTCATTTTCCTACAGACTACCCCTTCAAACCACCTAAG gttGCATTTACAACAAGAATTTATCATCCAAATATTAACAGTAATGGCAGCATTTGTCTCGATATTCTAAGATCACAGTGGTCTCCTGCTTTAACTATTTCTAAAG TTCttttatccatttgttcactGCTATGTGATCCAAACCCAGATGACCCCCTAGTGCCAGAGATTGCACGGATCTATAAAACAGACAGAGATAA GTACAATAGGTTAGCAAGAGAGTGGACAGAGAAATACGCTATGTTGTAG
- the UBE2D3 gene encoding ubiquitin-conjugating enzyme E2 D3 isoform X2 — MNNSCVPNDIYLATVRDTEMAVVDKTDFQELSDLARDPPAQCSAGPVGDDNNKLHFFPSLVFHWQATIMGPNDSPYQGGVFFLTIHFPTDYPFKPPKVAFTTRIYHPNINSNGSICLDILRSQWSPALTISKVKPPTQKTDGKKVFLTWGISKTFGIVLLSICSLLCDPNPDDPLVPEIARIYKTDRDKYNRISREWTQKYAM; from the exons ATGAACAATAGTTGTGTGCCTAATGATATATACTTGGCAACTGTTCGAGACACTGAGATGGCAGTAGTGGACAAAACAGATTTTCAG gaACTTAGTGATTTGGCCCGTGACCCTCCAGCACAATGTTCTGCAGGTCCAGTTGGGGATGATA ATAATAAgttacatttttttccctctttagtGTTTCACTGGCAAGCCACAATTATGGGACCT aatgACAGCCCATATCAAGGCGGTGTATTCTTTTTGACAATTCATTTTCCTACAGACTACCCCTTCAAACCACCTAAG gttGCATTTACAACAAGAATTTATCATCCAAATATTAACAGTAATGGCAGCATTTGTCTCGATATTCTAAGATCACAGTGGTCTCCTGCTTTAACTATTTCTAAAG TAAAACCACCCACACAAAAAACTGATGGGAAGAAAGTTTTCCTGACATGGGGCATTTCCAAAACTTTTGGAATAG TTCttttatccatttgttcactGCTATGTGATCCAAACCCAGATGACCCCCTAGTGCCAGAGATTGCACGGATCTATAAAACAGACAGAGATAA GTACAACAGAATATCTCGGGAATGGACTCAGAAGTATGCCATGTGA
- the UBE2D3 gene encoding ubiquitin-conjugating enzyme E2 D3 isoform X1 produces MNNSCVPNDIYLATVRDTEMAVVDKTDFQELSDLARDPPAQCSAGPVGDDNNKLHFFPSLVFHWQATIMGPNDSPYQGGVFFLTIHFPTDYPFKPPKVAFTTRIYHPNINSNGSICLDILRSQWSPALTISKVKPPTQKTDGKKVFLTWGISKTFGIVLLSICSLLCDPNPDDPLVPEIARIYKTDRDKYNRLAREWTEKYAML; encoded by the exons ATGAACAATAGTTGTGTGCCTAATGATATATACTTGGCAACTGTTCGAGACACTGAGATGGCAGTAGTGGACAAAACAGATTTTCAG gaACTTAGTGATTTGGCCCGTGACCCTCCAGCACAATGTTCTGCAGGTCCAGTTGGGGATGATA ATAATAAgttacatttttttccctctttagtGTTTCACTGGCAAGCCACAATTATGGGACCT aatgACAGCCCATATCAAGGCGGTGTATTCTTTTTGACAATTCATTTTCCTACAGACTACCCCTTCAAACCACCTAAG gttGCATTTACAACAAGAATTTATCATCCAAATATTAACAGTAATGGCAGCATTTGTCTCGATATTCTAAGATCACAGTGGTCTCCTGCTTTAACTATTTCTAAAG TAAAACCACCCACACAAAAAACTGATGGGAAGAAAGTTTTCCTGACATGGGGCATTTCCAAAACTTTTGGAATAG TTCttttatccatttgttcactGCTATGTGATCCAAACCCAGATGACCCCCTAGTGCCAGAGATTGCACGGATCTATAAAACAGACAGAGATAA GTACAATAGGTTAGCAAGAGAGTGGACAGAGAAATACGCTATGTTGTAG
- the UBE2D3 gene encoding ubiquitin-conjugating enzyme E2 D3 isoform X14 codes for MALKRINKELSDLARDPPAQCSAGPVGDDMFHWQATIMGPNDSPYQGGVFFLTIHFPTDYPFKPPKVAFTTRIYHPNINSNGSICLDILRSQWSPALTISKVLLSICSLLCDPNPDDPLVPEIARIYKTDRDKYNRLAREWTEKYAML; via the exons gaACTTAGTGATTTGGCCCGTGACCCTCCAGCACAATGTTCTGCAGGTCCAGTTGGGGATGATA tGTTTCACTGGCAAGCCACAATTATGGGACCT aatgACAGCCCATATCAAGGCGGTGTATTCTTTTTGACAATTCATTTTCCTACAGACTACCCCTTCAAACCACCTAAG gttGCATTTACAACAAGAATTTATCATCCAAATATTAACAGTAATGGCAGCATTTGTCTCGATATTCTAAGATCACAGTGGTCTCCTGCTTTAACTATTTCTAAAG TTCttttatccatttgttcactGCTATGTGATCCAAACCCAGATGACCCCCTAGTGCCAGAGATTGCACGGATCTATAAAACAGACAGAGATAA GTACAATAGGTTAGCAAGAGAGTGGACAGAGAAATACGCTATGTTGTAG
- the UBE2D3 gene encoding ubiquitin-conjugating enzyme E2 D3 isoform X15 — protein sequence MALKRINKELSDLARDPPAQCSAGPVGDDMFHWQATIMGPNDSPYQGGVFFLTIHFPTDYPFKPPKVAFTTRIYHPNINSNGSICLDILRSQWSPALTISKVLLSICSLLCDPNPDDPLVPEIARIYKTDRDKYNRISREWTQKYAM from the exons gaACTTAGTGATTTGGCCCGTGACCCTCCAGCACAATGTTCTGCAGGTCCAGTTGGGGATGATA tGTTTCACTGGCAAGCCACAATTATGGGACCT aatgACAGCCCATATCAAGGCGGTGTATTCTTTTTGACAATTCATTTTCCTACAGACTACCCCTTCAAACCACCTAAG gttGCATTTACAACAAGAATTTATCATCCAAATATTAACAGTAATGGCAGCATTTGTCTCGATATTCTAAGATCACAGTGGTCTCCTGCTTTAACTATTTCTAAAG TTCttttatccatttgttcactGCTATGTGATCCAAACCCAGATGACCCCCTAGTGCCAGAGATTGCACGGATCTATAAAACAGACAGAGATAA GTACAACAGAATATCTCGGGAATGGACTCAGAAGTATGCCATGTGA
- the UBE2D3 gene encoding ubiquitin-conjugating enzyme E2 D3 isoform X8: MALKRINKELSDLARDPPAQCSAGPVGDDMFHWQATIMGPNDSPYQGGVFFLTIHFPTDYPFKPPKVAFTTRIYHPNINSNGSICLDILRSQWSPALTISKVKPPTQKTDGKKVFLTWGISKTFGIVLLSICSLLCDPNPDDPLVPEIARIYKTDRDKYNRLAREWTEKYAML, from the exons gaACTTAGTGATTTGGCCCGTGACCCTCCAGCACAATGTTCTGCAGGTCCAGTTGGGGATGATA tGTTTCACTGGCAAGCCACAATTATGGGACCT aatgACAGCCCATATCAAGGCGGTGTATTCTTTTTGACAATTCATTTTCCTACAGACTACCCCTTCAAACCACCTAAG gttGCATTTACAACAAGAATTTATCATCCAAATATTAACAGTAATGGCAGCATTTGTCTCGATATTCTAAGATCACAGTGGTCTCCTGCTTTAACTATTTCTAAAG TAAAACCACCCACACAAAAAACTGATGGGAAGAAAGTTTTCCTGACATGGGGCATTTCCAAAACTTTTGGAATAG TTCttttatccatttgttcactGCTATGTGATCCAAACCCAGATGACCCCCTAGTGCCAGAGATTGCACGGATCTATAAAACAGACAGAGATAA GTACAATAGGTTAGCAAGAGAGTGGACAGAGAAATACGCTATGTTGTAG
- the UBE2D3 gene encoding ubiquitin-conjugating enzyme E2 D3 isoform X5 translates to MALKRINKELSDLARDPPAQCSAGPVGDDNNKLHFFPSLVFHWQATIMGPNDSPYQGGVFFLTIHFPTDYPFKPPKVAFTTRIYHPNINSNGSICLDILRSQWSPALTISKVKPPTQKTDGKKVFLTWGISKTFGIVLLSICSLLCDPNPDDPLVPEIARIYKTDRDKYNRLAREWTEKYAML, encoded by the exons gaACTTAGTGATTTGGCCCGTGACCCTCCAGCACAATGTTCTGCAGGTCCAGTTGGGGATGATA ATAATAAgttacatttttttccctctttagtGTTTCACTGGCAAGCCACAATTATGGGACCT aatgACAGCCCATATCAAGGCGGTGTATTCTTTTTGACAATTCATTTTCCTACAGACTACCCCTTCAAACCACCTAAG gttGCATTTACAACAAGAATTTATCATCCAAATATTAACAGTAATGGCAGCATTTGTCTCGATATTCTAAGATCACAGTGGTCTCCTGCTTTAACTATTTCTAAAG TAAAACCACCCACACAAAAAACTGATGGGAAGAAAGTTTTCCTGACATGGGGCATTTCCAAAACTTTTGGAATAG TTCttttatccatttgttcactGCTATGTGATCCAAACCCAGATGACCCCCTAGTGCCAGAGATTGCACGGATCTATAAAACAGACAGAGATAA GTACAATAGGTTAGCAAGAGAGTGGACAGAGAAATACGCTATGTTGTAG
- the UBE2D3 gene encoding ubiquitin-conjugating enzyme E2 D3 isoform X10: protein MALKRINKELSDLARDPPAQCSAGPVGDDMFHWQATIMGPNDSPYQGGVFFLTIHFPTDYPFKPPKVAFTTRIYHPNINSNGSICLDILRSQWSPALTISKVKPPTQKTDGKKVFLTWGISKTFGIVLLSICSLLCDPNPDDPLVPEIARIYKTDRDKYNRISREWTQKYAM, encoded by the exons gaACTTAGTGATTTGGCCCGTGACCCTCCAGCACAATGTTCTGCAGGTCCAGTTGGGGATGATA tGTTTCACTGGCAAGCCACAATTATGGGACCT aatgACAGCCCATATCAAGGCGGTGTATTCTTTTTGACAATTCATTTTCCTACAGACTACCCCTTCAAACCACCTAAG gttGCATTTACAACAAGAATTTATCATCCAAATATTAACAGTAATGGCAGCATTTGTCTCGATATTCTAAGATCACAGTGGTCTCCTGCTTTAACTATTTCTAAAG TAAAACCACCCACACAAAAAACTGATGGGAAGAAAGTTTTCCTGACATGGGGCATTTCCAAAACTTTTGGAATAG TTCttttatccatttgttcactGCTATGTGATCCAAACCCAGATGACCCCCTAGTGCCAGAGATTGCACGGATCTATAAAACAGACAGAGATAA GTACAACAGAATATCTCGGGAATGGACTCAGAAGTATGCCATGTGA
- the UBE2D3 gene encoding ubiquitin-conjugating enzyme E2 D3 isoform X21 → MILHFFPSLVFHWQATIMGPNDSPYQGGVFFLTIHFPTDYPFKPPKVAFTTRIYHPNINSNGSICLDILRSQWSPALTISKVLLSICSLLCDPNPDDPLVPEIARIYKTDRDKYNRISREWTQKYAM, encoded by the exons ATGATA ttacatttttttccctctttagtGTTTCACTGGCAAGCCACAATTATGGGACCT aatgACAGCCCATATCAAGGCGGTGTATTCTTTTTGACAATTCATTTTCCTACAGACTACCCCTTCAAACCACCTAAG gttGCATTTACAACAAGAATTTATCATCCAAATATTAACAGTAATGGCAGCATTTGTCTCGATATTCTAAGATCACAGTGGTCTCCTGCTTTAACTATTTCTAAAG TTCttttatccatttgttcactGCTATGTGATCCAAACCCAGATGACCCCCTAGTGCCAGAGATTGCACGGATCTATAAAACAGACAGAGATAA GTACAACAGAATATCTCGGGAATGGACTCAGAAGTATGCCATGTGA
- the UBE2D3 gene encoding ubiquitin-conjugating enzyme E2 D3 isoform X22, with the protein MINDSPYQGGVFFLTIHFPTDYPFKPPKVAFTTRIYHPNINSNGSICLDILRSQWSPALTISKVLLSICSLLCDPNPDDPLVPEIARIYKTDRDKYNRLAREWTEKYAML; encoded by the exons ATGATA aatgACAGCCCATATCAAGGCGGTGTATTCTTTTTGACAATTCATTTTCCTACAGACTACCCCTTCAAACCACCTAAG gttGCATTTACAACAAGAATTTATCATCCAAATATTAACAGTAATGGCAGCATTTGTCTCGATATTCTAAGATCACAGTGGTCTCCTGCTTTAACTATTTCTAAAG TTCttttatccatttgttcactGCTATGTGATCCAAACCCAGATGACCCCCTAGTGCCAGAGATTGCACGGATCTATAAAACAGACAGAGATAA GTACAATAGGTTAGCAAGAGAGTGGACAGAGAAATACGCTATGTTGTAG
- the UBE2D3 gene encoding ubiquitin-conjugating enzyme E2 D3 isoform X18, protein MINDSPYQGGVFFLTIHFPTDYPFKPPKVAFTTRIYHPNINSNGSICLDILRSQWSPALTISKVKPPTQKTDGKKVFLTWGISKTFGIVLLSICSLLCDPNPDDPLVPEIARIYKTDRDKYNRLAREWTEKYAML, encoded by the exons ATGATA aatgACAGCCCATATCAAGGCGGTGTATTCTTTTTGACAATTCATTTTCCTACAGACTACCCCTTCAAACCACCTAAG gttGCATTTACAACAAGAATTTATCATCCAAATATTAACAGTAATGGCAGCATTTGTCTCGATATTCTAAGATCACAGTGGTCTCCTGCTTTAACTATTTCTAAAG TAAAACCACCCACACAAAAAACTGATGGGAAGAAAGTTTTCCTGACATGGGGCATTTCCAAAACTTTTGGAATAG TTCttttatccatttgttcactGCTATGTGATCCAAACCCAGATGACCCCCTAGTGCCAGAGATTGCACGGATCTATAAAACAGACAGAGATAA GTACAATAGGTTAGCAAGAGAGTGGACAGAGAAATACGCTATGTTGTAG
- the UBE2D3 gene encoding ubiquitin-conjugating enzyme E2 D3 isoform X19, whose translation MFHWQATIMGPNDSPYQGGVFFLTIHFPTDYPFKPPKVAFTTRIYHPNINSNGSICLDILRSQWSPALTISKVLLSICSLLCDPNPDDPLVPEIARIYKTDRDKYNRISREWTQKYAM comes from the exons A tGTTTCACTGGCAAGCCACAATTATGGGACCT aatgACAGCCCATATCAAGGCGGTGTATTCTTTTTGACAATTCATTTTCCTACAGACTACCCCTTCAAACCACCTAAG gttGCATTTACAACAAGAATTTATCATCCAAATATTAACAGTAATGGCAGCATTTGTCTCGATATTCTAAGATCACAGTGGTCTCCTGCTTTAACTATTTCTAAAG TTCttttatccatttgttcactGCTATGTGATCCAAACCCAGATGACCCCCTAGTGCCAGAGATTGCACGGATCTATAAAACAGACAGAGATAA GTACAACAGAATATCTCGGGAATGGACTCAGAAGTATGCCATGTGA
- the UBE2D3 gene encoding ubiquitin-conjugating enzyme E2 D3 isoform X16: MFHWQATIMGPNDSPYQGGVFFLTIHFPTDYPFKPPKVAFTTRIYHPNINSNGSICLDILRSQWSPALTISKVKPPTQKTDGKKVFLTWGISKTFGIVLLSICSLLCDPNPDDPLVPEIARIYKTDRDKYNRLAREWTEKYAML, from the exons A tGTTTCACTGGCAAGCCACAATTATGGGACCT aatgACAGCCCATATCAAGGCGGTGTATTCTTTTTGACAATTCATTTTCCTACAGACTACCCCTTCAAACCACCTAAG gttGCATTTACAACAAGAATTTATCATCCAAATATTAACAGTAATGGCAGCATTTGTCTCGATATTCTAAGATCACAGTGGTCTCCTGCTTTAACTATTTCTAAAG TAAAACCACCCACACAAAAAACTGATGGGAAGAAAGTTTTCCTGACATGGGGCATTTCCAAAACTTTTGGAATAG TTCttttatccatttgttcactGCTATGTGATCCAAACCCAGATGACCCCCTAGTGCCAGAGATTGCACGGATCTATAAAACAGACAGAGATAA GTACAATAGGTTAGCAAGAGAGTGGACAGAGAAATACGCTATGTTGTAG